One Kribbella sp. NBC_00662 genomic region harbors:
- a CDS encoding alpha/beta fold hydrolase: MKLPVTSYGDAGTPVVVMHGLFGSGRNWMTAARRLADKHRVFAFDLRNHGTSPHVDTMSYPEMAADVRETIESLGVGPVALVGHSMGGKTAMLTALVYPQVVERLVVVDAAPVVYPPAFVEYAQAMRNADLSSVSRRAEVDAQLVSAVPTPGTRAFLLQNLILDADGARWRPNLPVIEAALPAISGWPAEAAGLVYDGPTLFIFGGKSDYVQQDHRETIAAYFPQVQYAEVPEAGHWVHAERLDDFLAALTPFLG, encoded by the coding sequence ATGAAGCTTCCGGTCACGTCTTACGGCGACGCCGGTACGCCGGTCGTCGTGATGCACGGGCTGTTCGGCTCGGGTCGGAACTGGATGACTGCAGCGCGCCGTCTCGCGGACAAGCACCGCGTGTTCGCGTTCGACCTGCGCAACCACGGGACCTCGCCGCACGTCGACACGATGAGCTACCCGGAGATGGCCGCCGACGTCCGCGAGACGATCGAGTCGCTCGGGGTCGGGCCGGTCGCGCTGGTCGGGCACTCGATGGGTGGCAAGACCGCGATGCTGACTGCGCTGGTGTACCCGCAGGTGGTCGAGCGGCTGGTTGTGGTTGATGCGGCTCCGGTCGTCTATCCGCCGGCCTTCGTCGAGTACGCGCAGGCGATGCGGAACGCCGATCTGTCGTCGGTGAGCCGTCGCGCCGAGGTGGACGCGCAGTTGGTGTCTGCCGTACCTACGCCGGGGACGCGTGCGTTCCTGCTGCAGAACTTGATCCTGGATGCCGATGGTGCGCGGTGGCGGCCGAACCTGCCGGTGATCGAGGCCGCGTTGCCGGCGATCTCGGGCTGGCCCGCGGAGGCTGCCGGGCTCGTGTACGACGGGCCGACGCTGTTCATCTTCGGCGGGAAGTCCGACTACGTGCAGCAGGACCATCGCGAGACGATCGCCGCCTACTTCCCGCAGGTCCAGTACGCCGAGGTCCCGGAGGCAGGTCACTGGGTCCACGCCGAGCGGCTCGACGACTTCCTGGCAGCGCTCACGCCGTTCCTCGGCTGA
- a CDS encoding extracellular solute-binding protein — translation MRIARCVRLAVVLGLLATSAACGGGSDSGSGGKVELTLLSHYSDGPSKDGLDKMIAEWNKDNPKIQVKAQVVKFDDLLTTMTVRQTGGRGADIVSAYGLWGGQLMKANVVAKVPDDIATKIKAEYSPAALGAVTTGDTLLGYPTELNTYVLFYNKSILAAAGIAKPPTTWAELADAAKKTVKRDAKGNIQVEGLSLIQDGDNKSVHPFLSLLDSAGGKFLGPDGTPQFDNDQGKAALKFEGDLAAAKASNTSISPTKQFRSGGVAMAIQAGWWIGSLKTQMKDKYASDVGVTAIPGPTPGSKGSLAYGFFMGVNQRSKHADEAWKFLTWLNEHKAEGSNVTETGKWLADQGLIPPRTADQAEYKKTLSDPNLAPIYDAATYAMAEPNQPGAYEAKTALHNAIMTVLADGKNPDDALAQAAKAVKPQ, via the coding sequence ATGCGCATTGCCAGATGTGTGCGGCTTGCCGTCGTCCTGGGGCTCCTGGCTACGAGCGCCGCCTGCGGAGGCGGAAGCGACTCCGGTAGTGGCGGCAAGGTCGAGCTGACACTGCTGAGCCACTACAGCGACGGCCCGTCGAAGGACGGGCTCGACAAGATGATCGCCGAGTGGAACAAGGACAACCCGAAGATCCAGGTGAAGGCGCAGGTGGTCAAGTTCGACGACCTGCTCACCACGATGACGGTCCGGCAGACCGGCGGCCGCGGTGCGGACATCGTCAGCGCGTACGGCCTGTGGGGCGGCCAGTTGATGAAGGCGAACGTCGTGGCGAAGGTGCCGGACGACATCGCGACCAAGATCAAGGCGGAGTACAGTCCGGCCGCGCTGGGCGCCGTCACCACCGGCGACACGCTCCTCGGCTACCCGACCGAGTTGAACACCTACGTGCTCTTCTACAACAAGTCGATCCTCGCCGCGGCCGGCATCGCCAAGCCGCCGACGACCTGGGCCGAGCTCGCCGACGCCGCGAAGAAGACGGTCAAGCGCGATGCCAAGGGCAACATCCAGGTCGAGGGCCTGAGCCTGATCCAGGACGGCGACAACAAATCGGTGCACCCGTTCCTGTCGCTGCTCGACTCGGCCGGCGGCAAGTTCCTCGGCCCGGACGGCACGCCGCAGTTCGACAACGACCAGGGCAAGGCGGCGCTGAAGTTCGAGGGCGATCTGGCGGCCGCGAAGGCGTCGAACACCTCGATCTCGCCGACCAAGCAGTTCCGCAGCGGCGGTGTCGCGATGGCGATCCAGGCCGGCTGGTGGATCGGCAGCCTCAAGACGCAGATGAAGGACAAGTACGCCTCGGACGTCGGCGTGACCGCGATCCCCGGGCCGACGCCGGGTAGCAAGGGCTCGCTGGCGTACGGGTTCTTCATGGGCGTGAACCAGCGCAGCAAGCACGCGGACGAGGCGTGGAAGTTCCTGACCTGGCTGAACGAGCACAAGGCAGAGGGCAGCAACGTCACCGAGACCGGTAAATGGCTCGCCGACCAGGGCCTGATCCCGCCGCGGACGGCCGACCAGGCGGAGTACAAGAAGACGCTGTCCGACCCGAACCTGGCTCCGATCTACGACGCGGCGACGTACGCGATGGCGGAGCCGAACCAGCCGGGTGCGTACGAGGCGAAGACCGCGCTGCACAACGCGATCATGACGGTTCTTGCTGACGGCAAGAATCCGGACGACGCACTGGCGCAGGCGGCGAAGGCCGTCAAGCCGCAATGA
- a CDS encoding carbohydrate ABC transporter permease gives MKRRGKFPWFAYLVVILGAVAMVMPFLDMVMSSFKGPGEYGVIPYKLLPSSFNLDNYRDAFSQLELGRLFRNSVIVTVSVTISVLVTSSMAGYALAKLRFRGRAVIFRFILATMMLPPFLLLIPTFLIMLNWPLAGGNDILGRGGDGGLTTSLVALILPFAVSGFGIFLMRQFMVSLPDEMLEAAKIDGANQWQTWRLIVLPQTKPVAITLGLITFIGTWNEYIWTLLISSSDPDLQTLPVGIQLLQSFLDPDRTMPIVMAGLVISTLPVLVVFLLFQKYYVRGVVLSGLK, from the coding sequence GTGAAGCGGCGCGGCAAGTTCCCGTGGTTCGCGTACCTGGTGGTGATCCTCGGCGCGGTGGCGATGGTGATGCCGTTCCTCGACATGGTGATGAGCTCGTTCAAGGGCCCGGGGGAGTACGGCGTGATTCCGTACAAGCTGCTGCCCTCGTCGTTCAACCTCGACAACTACCGCGATGCGTTCTCCCAGCTGGAGTTGGGGCGGCTGTTCCGGAACAGCGTGATCGTCACGGTCTCGGTGACGATCTCGGTGCTGGTGACGTCGTCGATGGCCGGGTACGCGCTGGCCAAGCTGCGGTTCCGCGGGCGGGCGGTGATCTTCCGGTTCATCCTCGCGACGATGATGCTGCCGCCGTTCCTGCTGCTGATCCCGACGTTCCTGATCATGCTGAACTGGCCGCTTGCCGGTGGCAACGACATCCTCGGCCGCGGTGGTGACGGCGGACTGACGACCAGTCTGGTGGCGCTGATCCTGCCGTTCGCGGTCAGCGGTTTCGGCATCTTCCTGATGCGGCAGTTCATGGTGTCGCTGCCGGACGAGATGCTCGAGGCGGCCAAGATCGACGGCGCGAACCAGTGGCAGACCTGGCGGCTGATCGTGCTGCCACAGACCAAGCCGGTGGCGATCACGCTCGGGCTGATCACGTTCATCGGCACCTGGAACGAGTACATCTGGACGCTGCTGATCTCGTCCTCCGACCCCGACCTGCAGACGTTGCCGGTCGGCATTCAGCTGTTGCAGAGCTTCCTCGACCCGGACCGCACGATGCCGATCGTGATGGCCGGGCTGGTGATCAGCACGCTGCCGGTGCTGGTCGTCTTCCTGCTGTTCCAGAAGTACTACGTGCGCGGCGTCGTACTCAGTGGCCTGAAATGA
- a CDS encoding PadR family transcriptional regulator, whose translation MFLAVLADESRHGYEIRQTLGQEFGELLPAMNAGQIYSTLARIERDGLVVGQSVEGDGRRKRMYELTEAGQRREYLRSLWNLDTTLVADGNQVVAELLVERAILDLKALP comes from the coding sequence CTGTTCCTCGCCGTACTCGCGGACGAGAGCCGGCACGGGTACGAAATCAGGCAGACGCTCGGGCAGGAGTTCGGCGAGTTGCTGCCGGCGATGAACGCCGGGCAGATCTACTCGACCCTAGCGCGGATCGAGCGGGACGGGTTGGTCGTCGGGCAGAGCGTCGAAGGCGACGGACGGCGCAAGCGGATGTACGAACTCACCGAGGCCGGGCAGCGGCGCGAGTACCTGCGGTCGCTGTGGAACCTTGACACGACCCTCGTGGCCGACGGCAACCAGGTGGTCGCGGAGCTGCTGGTCGAACGGGCGATCCTAGATCTCAAGGCCCTGCCCTAA
- a CDS encoding GNAT family N-acetyltransferase, whose translation MTASGSTPPSGVTVRSFQVGDGPALADGWTAAAPADPISYQRFRDLFLLDRNFDAAGLQVAVVDDQIVGAAYAVRRLIAVDADDLEPTAGWIPFFFVHPEYRRRGVGRLLLTAAMDWLRSHGRSDVFFSSYTPNYFLPGLDSVRYPAAARLLAGLGFERQYDAVAMDRGLVGYAIPDEVRKRIDALTAEGYSFGIPTDDELTALITIAGAEFNPDWARAIREGVVSGLPLERIVVARNPGGAILGWAMHGTYEGVIDRFGPFGVLPASRGTGLGKVLLHLTLERMVAAGAHSAWFLWTGEKSAAGQLYLKTGFDITRTFTILRAPLRPADFEE comes from the coding sequence ATGACAGCCTCCGGCTCGACGCCGCCCTCCGGTGTGACGGTTCGGTCGTTCCAGGTCGGCGACGGGCCGGCTCTCGCCGACGGCTGGACCGCCGCGGCGCCTGCCGACCCGATCTCCTATCAGCGGTTCCGCGACTTGTTCCTGCTCGACCGCAACTTCGACGCGGCCGGTCTGCAGGTGGCCGTGGTGGATGACCAGATCGTCGGCGCGGCGTACGCGGTGCGGCGGCTGATCGCGGTCGACGCCGACGACCTCGAGCCTACGGCCGGCTGGATCCCGTTCTTCTTCGTGCATCCGGAGTACCGGCGGCGCGGTGTCGGTCGCCTGTTGTTGACAGCGGCAATGGATTGGCTGCGGTCGCACGGGCGGTCCGACGTCTTCTTCTCGTCGTACACGCCGAACTACTTCCTCCCCGGCCTCGACAGCGTGCGCTATCCGGCTGCCGCCCGGCTGCTGGCCGGCCTGGGGTTCGAGCGGCAGTACGACGCGGTCGCGATGGACCGCGGCCTGGTCGGGTATGCCATTCCGGACGAGGTCCGGAAGCGGATCGATGCCCTGACCGCCGAGGGCTACAGCTTTGGTATACCAACCGATGACGAGCTGACCGCGCTGATCACGATCGCCGGCGCGGAGTTCAACCCGGACTGGGCGCGCGCGATCCGCGAGGGCGTCGTCTCCGGTCTGCCATTGGAGCGCATCGTGGTGGCGCGCAACCCCGGCGGGGCGATCCTCGGCTGGGCGATGCATGGCACCTATGAAGGGGTGATCGACCGCTTCGGGCCGTTCGGCGTACTGCCGGCCTCGCGCGGCACCGGTCTCGGGAAGGTGCTGCTGCACCTGACGCTCGAGCGGATGGTTGCCGCCGGCGCCCACTCTGCCTGGTTCCTGTGGACCGGCGAGAAGTCCGCGGCCGGGCAGCTGTACCTGAAGACGGGGTTCGACATCACCCGCACGTTCACCATCCTCCGGGCGCCCCTGCGCCCGGCTGACTTTGAGGAGTGA
- a CDS encoding carbohydrate ABC transporter permease produces the protein MTTAVGRVGADGMAAAPARRVGKLHREGLAAYLFLSPALLFFCVFLILPFIFAIVLAFSDWGGFDLGTLKWAGFSNFGDVLSFDGTFVKPILVNTLLFAFGSVFLATFGSVLVAYCIDRLSFQGFWRVLYFLPVVATVVAIGNVWKMMYQPAGLINAVLNKLGVNSVGFLSDSSFALPSVTVVHAWASIGGAVLILTAGLKAIPEMYYEAAEVDGANSWHTFWSITLPLLRPALLFVLITQFIGGLQSFALIIVMTGDGGPVNATNVAAFEMYQRAFKFGAWGTASAMAMVLFVIILAITLLQLWIARRRGEETS, from the coding sequence ATGACCACCGCGGTCGGCAGGGTCGGCGCTGACGGCATGGCCGCGGCGCCGGCCCGGCGGGTCGGCAAGCTGCATCGCGAGGGGCTCGCGGCGTACCTGTTCCTGTCGCCGGCGCTGCTGTTCTTCTGCGTGTTCCTGATCCTGCCGTTCATCTTCGCGATCGTGCTGGCGTTCTCGGACTGGGGCGGGTTCGATCTCGGCACGCTGAAGTGGGCCGGGTTCTCGAACTTCGGCGACGTCCTGAGCTTCGACGGAACCTTCGTCAAGCCGATCCTCGTGAACACGTTGCTGTTCGCGTTCGGATCGGTGTTCCTGGCAACGTTCGGCTCGGTGCTGGTTGCCTACTGCATCGACCGCTTGTCGTTCCAGGGGTTCTGGCGGGTGCTGTACTTTCTCCCGGTGGTCGCGACGGTGGTTGCGATCGGCAACGTGTGGAAGATGATGTACCAGCCGGCCGGCCTGATCAACGCGGTACTGAACAAGCTCGGGGTGAACAGCGTCGGCTTCCTGTCCGATTCGTCGTTCGCGCTGCCGTCGGTGACCGTCGTCCACGCGTGGGCCTCGATCGGCGGCGCCGTACTCATCCTGACCGCCGGCCTGAAGGCCATCCCGGAGATGTACTACGAGGCCGCCGAGGTGGACGGTGCGAACTCGTGGCACACGTTCTGGTCGATCACGTTGCCGTTGCTGCGGCCGGCGTTGCTGTTCGTGCTGATCACGCAGTTCATCGGCGGGTTGCAGTCGTTCGCGCTGATCATCGTGATGACCGGTGACGGCGGGCCGGTGAACGCGACGAACGTGGCGGCGTTCGAGATGTACCAGCGGGCGTTCAAGTTCGGCGCCTGGGGGACGGCGAGCGCGATGGCGATGGTGCTGTTCGTGATCATCCTCGCGATCACGTTGCTCCAGTTGTGGATCGCCCGGCGGCGTGGAGAGGAGACCTCGTGA
- a CDS encoding PIG-L deacetylase family protein gives MTLVNRTVLAIGAHIGDMDLTAGPTLAKLVMEGASATIVALTPGERGHPRLTPAEYKKQKIAEGTAFADAIGADFVMFDQSDGFLPDTDDVALELARIIREKQPDTIITHWKHSIHSDHENAAALAERARFLAGLPIDPSDDFSTPYPDLVAKLAALPRHGVRSFLHAENWEDMEGFTPSLYVPIPDEAFYRWVSAIRHQAFARGETYGFRYIDYYTALMTTRGCLASYPRACAFHTNQAPEVTKLAGP, from the coding sequence GTGACCCTTGTGAACAGAACAGTGCTCGCCATCGGAGCGCACATCGGCGACATGGACCTGACCGCGGGGCCGACGCTGGCCAAGCTGGTCATGGAGGGCGCGTCGGCCACGATCGTCGCGCTGACACCGGGCGAACGCGGTCACCCGCGGCTGACGCCGGCGGAGTACAAGAAGCAGAAGATCGCCGAGGGTACGGCGTTCGCGGACGCGATCGGCGCGGACTTCGTGATGTTCGACCAGAGCGACGGCTTCCTGCCCGACACCGACGACGTGGCGCTCGAGCTGGCCCGGATCATCCGCGAGAAGCAGCCCGACACGATCATCACCCACTGGAAGCACTCCATCCACAGCGACCACGAGAACGCCGCCGCCCTGGCTGAGCGTGCCCGCTTCCTGGCCGGGCTGCCGATCGATCCGTCGGACGACTTCTCCACGCCGTACCCGGATCTGGTCGCCAAGCTCGCCGCCCTCCCGCGGCACGGCGTCCGCAGCTTCCTCCACGCCGAGAACTGGGAGGACATGGAAGGCTTCACGCCGTCGTTGTATGTCCCCATCCCCGACGAGGCCTTCTACCGCTGGGTCTCCGCCATCCGCCACCAGGCCTTCGCCCGCGGCGAAACCTACGGCTTCCGCTACATCGACTACTACACCGCCCTGATGACCACCCGAGGCTGCCTCGCCTCCTACCCCCGAGCCTGCGCCTTCCACACCAACCAAGCCCCGGAAGTCACCAAACTCGCCGGCCCGTAG
- a CDS encoding M28 family peptidase: MTDRSDRSGLSRRGLLIAGVAAATAVPVAPAWGADDLRPGAVTRPKLDKYDRQIVSGLSSDRALQHLQVLSERIGPRIGGTPSEKRAADYIAGQLDKFGYRTRLEPFPVADKFLAQITDVRGMLPDDLCWQAGAAPGGKLDVTVEGPVRDVGPATAPVWPAEVAGTIVIADDTAAARPTFVAEAAARGAVGVILLPADQVYPRRASAFSPSGLTGAPIPVIGVAQVQKRLIREALAVVTSLPLRISTAAHRGLMSNNVIGERRGKSGAAGPIVSVSAHYDSVIGAPGANDDGSGTVLTMELARVFSRIPTSATLRFSLWGSEEQGLIGSRYHVAQLPQEQRDRHLAVFQNDMVATSWDPAVTYWLLSFTGLANTATDAVRAAGQRLGYDAQLVGPVERGASDHQSFQEVGIASANFSWRGEIAPSYLEPPYHSPEDTIAKNVSLERLQVSMELIGCAAYSVARGSS, translated from the coding sequence ATGACCGACAGATCCGATCGATCCGGTCTGAGTCGCCGTGGATTGCTCATTGCCGGCGTTGCCGCCGCAACCGCCGTACCGGTCGCACCCGCATGGGGTGCCGACGACCTTCGGCCGGGGGCGGTGACCCGGCCGAAGCTGGACAAGTACGACCGGCAGATCGTGTCGGGACTGTCCTCCGACCGTGCCCTGCAGCACCTACAGGTGTTGTCGGAACGCATCGGCCCGCGCATCGGCGGGACGCCGAGCGAGAAGCGCGCGGCCGACTACATCGCGGGACAGCTCGACAAGTTCGGCTACCGCACCAGGCTCGAACCGTTCCCGGTGGCGGACAAGTTCCTTGCCCAGATCACCGACGTCCGCGGGATGCTGCCGGACGACCTGTGCTGGCAGGCCGGCGCTGCCCCGGGCGGCAAGCTGGACGTCACCGTCGAAGGTCCGGTGCGCGACGTCGGCCCTGCCACTGCGCCCGTCTGGCCTGCCGAGGTCGCGGGAACGATCGTCATCGCGGACGACACCGCCGCGGCTCGGCCGACGTTTGTCGCGGAGGCTGCTGCGCGGGGTGCGGTCGGCGTGATCCTGCTGCCTGCCGACCAGGTGTACCCGCGGCGCGCGTCGGCGTTCTCACCGAGCGGTCTGACCGGCGCGCCGATCCCGGTGATCGGTGTCGCTCAGGTGCAGAAGCGGTTGATCCGCGAGGCGCTCGCGGTCGTCACCTCGCTGCCACTGCGGATCAGTACGGCCGCCCACCGCGGCCTGATGTCGAACAACGTGATCGGCGAGCGCCGCGGCAAGTCCGGCGCCGCCGGGCCGATCGTGTCGGTGAGCGCCCACTACGACTCGGTGATCGGTGCGCCGGGTGCGAACGACGACGGCTCGGGCACCGTACTCACGATGGAGCTCGCGCGGGTCTTCAGCCGGATCCCCACGAGCGCGACCCTGCGGTTCTCGCTGTGGGGATCGGAGGAGCAGGGTCTGATCGGCTCGCGGTACCACGTTGCGCAGCTGCCACAGGAGCAACGCGACCGCCATCTGGCCGTCTTCCAGAACGACATGGTCGCGACCAGTTGGGACCCGGCAGTCACCTATTGGCTGCTGTCGTTCACCGGTCTCGCGAACACCGCGACCGACGCGGTGCGGGCCGCCGGTCAACGGCTCGGATACGACGCGCAACTGGTCGGACCGGTCGAGCGTGGCGCGTCCGATCACCAGTCCTTCCAGGAGGTCGGGATCGCGTCGGCCAACTTCTCGTGGCGGGGTGAGATTGCGCCGTCGTACCTCGAACCGCCGTACCACTCGCCCGAGGACACGATCGCGAAGAACGTCAGCCTCGAGCGGCTGCAGGTCTCGATGGAGCTGATCGGGTGTGCGGCGTACTCGGTCGCGCGTGGCTCTTCGTGA
- a CDS encoding carbohydrate deacetylase, producing MVGVGVAEVRLVVQSDDFGMLHAVNVGTVQAFRDGIVTQVSTMAACPWFTEAAALAREYGIPVGVHQTLTCEWDFLRWRPLTDGASLVGEDGTFLRSVAEAQASVTHEDSVRELNAQVAKFAAEGLAIEYLDVHMGQSATPAAYDEVSSAAGKPFIYGAVESQRFGSIETLSDRDADVKRAWLLEYLDKLTPGVHLLVTHCAAAEPELGALHRPGSYTYRWAEEYRLSDQELVMDPEIRKAIEERGIELTTVAAAFS from the coding sequence ATGGTGGGAGTGGGCGTGGCTGAGGTTCGGTTGGTTGTGCAGTCGGATGACTTTGGGATGCTTCACGCTGTGAACGTCGGGACGGTGCAGGCGTTTCGGGACGGGATCGTGACGCAGGTGTCGACGATGGCGGCTTGTCCTTGGTTTACCGAGGCGGCGGCGTTGGCGCGGGAGTACGGGATTCCGGTCGGGGTGCATCAGACGCTGACGTGTGAGTGGGACTTTCTGCGGTGGCGGCCGCTGACGGACGGGGCGTCGTTGGTGGGGGAGGACGGGACGTTCCTGCGGTCGGTGGCCGAGGCGCAGGCGTCGGTGACTCATGAGGACTCGGTGCGGGAGCTGAACGCGCAGGTTGCGAAGTTCGCGGCGGAAGGGCTGGCGATCGAGTACCTCGACGTACACATGGGGCAGTCCGCGACACCCGCGGCGTACGACGAGGTGTCGAGTGCGGCGGGGAAGCCGTTCATCTACGGGGCGGTGGAGTCGCAGCGGTTCGGGTCGATCGAGACGTTGAGCGACCGGGACGCGGATGTGAAGAGGGCGTGGCTGCTCGAATACCTCGACAAGTTGACGCCGGGAGTGCATCTGCTGGTGACGCACTGCGCGGCTGCGGAGCCTGAGCTCGGCGCGCTGCACAGGCCCGGGTCCTACACGTACCGGTGGGCCGAGGAGTACCGGCTGTCCGACCAGGAGCTCGTCATGGATCCCGAGATCCGCAAGGCGATCGAGGAACGCGGCATCGAGCTCACGACGGTCGCCGCTGCCTTCTCGTGA
- a CDS encoding GNAT family N-acetyltransferase produces the protein MISAGRLLLRPFTVADVSWVYEVSQDPLLQQYVGVPSPYLMEHAQYFVEHLAIGNPRRVEFVVEESGERLARVGLGLRGDGTAEVGYWTAPAARGRGVAPAAVRAVCRWAFETQGLELIEWRAEIGNHGSRRVAEKAGFVMEGQLRKRLVHHGQRVDAWIGSLLKDELGTSEGAGR, from the coding sequence GTGATCAGCGCGGGCCGGCTGCTGCTGCGGCCGTTCACGGTGGCGGATGTCTCGTGGGTGTACGAGGTGTCGCAGGATCCGCTGCTGCAGCAGTACGTCGGCGTGCCCTCGCCGTACCTGATGGAGCACGCGCAGTACTTCGTGGAGCACCTCGCCATCGGGAATCCACGGCGGGTCGAGTTCGTGGTCGAGGAGTCCGGTGAGCGGCTTGCGCGCGTCGGGCTCGGCCTGCGTGGGGACGGTACTGCGGAGGTCGGCTACTGGACTGCCCCCGCCGCACGTGGCCGGGGCGTCGCGCCGGCAGCGGTGCGGGCGGTCTGTCGGTGGGCCTTCGAGACGCAGGGCCTGGAGCTGATCGAATGGCGTGCGGAGATCGGGAATCACGGCTCGCGTCGCGTTGCGGAGAAGGCCGGCTTCGTGATGGAGGGGCAGTTGCGCAAGCGGCTGGTGCATCACGGGCAGCGGGTCGATGCGTGGATCGGCTCACTGCTCAAGGACGAACTCGGTACTTCGGAGGGCGCCGGGCGGTGA
- a CDS encoding exo-beta-N-acetylmuramidase NamZ domain-containing protein: MVVRTGAQRLAEDRGLVPDGRLGLITNFTGVLPDLTPTSVALRAAGLPLTALFGPEHGLRGTAQAGASEGEGVDPDTGLPVFDTYLRHGRELDDLFSGVDVLLFDIQDIGTRFYTYIWTMYDCQQAAARLGMPFVVLDRPNPLGGVRVEGPVLQPGFESFIGRAPIPLRHGLTVGELARQLGEATVIPVDGWTPDSWGTGMPWVPPSPNMPTPDTALVYPGTGLFEGTNLSEGRGTTRPFETIGAPYVDDRLVPALSDCALPGVIFRRTWFEPVFSKYAGQAASGLQLHVVDRDAFEPVRTALVMLRVLNELYPDSFGMLPSLDRLWGSDSLRKALEAGDDPVDLLPAATTPSGWVRPDVLLYEGTAR; encoded by the coding sequence ATGGTGGTCCGGACCGGCGCGCAGCGTCTGGCCGAGGACCGGGGGCTGGTGCCCGACGGGCGCCTGGGACTGATCACGAACTTCACCGGCGTACTGCCGGATCTCACGCCGACCTCGGTCGCGTTGCGTGCAGCCGGTCTGCCGTTGACGGCGTTGTTCGGTCCCGAGCACGGCCTCCGGGGTACGGCGCAAGCGGGTGCGAGTGAAGGCGAGGGTGTCGATCCCGATACCGGGTTGCCGGTCTTCGACACCTACCTGCGGCACGGGCGGGAGCTCGACGACCTGTTCTCCGGCGTCGATGTGCTGCTGTTCGACATCCAGGACATCGGGACGCGGTTCTACACCTACATCTGGACGATGTACGACTGCCAGCAGGCGGCCGCTCGGCTTGGCATGCCATTTGTCGTCCTCGACCGGCCGAACCCGCTCGGCGGTGTCCGGGTCGAGGGACCGGTGCTGCAGCCGGGGTTCGAGAGCTTCATCGGGCGGGCGCCGATTCCGTTGCGGCACGGGCTGACCGTCGGCGAGCTCGCGCGACAGTTGGGTGAGGCAACGGTCATCCCGGTCGACGGCTGGACGCCCGACTCGTGGGGGACCGGTATGCCATGGGTCCCGCCGTCGCCGAACATGCCGACGCCGGACACAGCTTTGGTATACCCCGGGACGGGCCTGTTCGAGGGCACGAATCTCAGCGAGGGCCGCGGTACGACGCGGCCGTTCGAGACCATCGGGGCGCCGTACGTCGACGATCGGCTCGTGCCGGCGCTGTCTGACTGCGCGTTGCCTGGCGTGATCTTCCGGCGGACGTGGTTCGAGCCGGTGTTCAGCAAGTACGCGGGCCAGGCGGCGTCCGGCCTACAGCTTCATGTCGTCGATCGGGACGCGTTCGAGCCGGTGCGGACCGCGCTGGTGATGCTTCGGGTGCTGAACGAGCTGTATCCGGACAGTTTCGGGATGCTGCCGTCGCTGGACCGGCTGTGGGGCTCGGACTCGTTGCGCAAGGCGCTCGAGGCCGGCGACGACCCGGTCGATCTCTTGCCCGCGGCAACCACGCCTTCCGGCTGGGTGCGACCTGACGTACTGCTCTACGAAGGGACTGCCCGATGA